One Spirochaeta africana DSM 8902 genomic window carries:
- a CDS encoding GerMN domain-containing protein, with protein sequence MSLSKAINLPEINRRLVQPSVALLLLLIIISIGVWAAFRPAYQELVLFFPGAVRTGISGEPRAVPHSGTREQRVSRVVEEILLGPMSVEKGRVFSRGTELRSLLLRRGVLYMDFDAERLLKQQDTNLGFADAEQALKRSINYNFPFVKEIIITVNGQIPFADPFVLN encoded by the coding sequence ATGAGTTTATCAAAAGCTATTAATCTGCCAGAGATCAATCGCCGCCTGGTGCAGCCCTCTGTGGCCTTGCTGCTGCTGTTGATCATTATCAGCATCGGAGTGTGGGCAGCGTTTCGTCCTGCCTATCAGGAGCTGGTGCTGTTCTTTCCCGGAGCGGTCAGGACCGGTATTTCCGGCGAGCCCAGAGCCGTTCCCCACAGTGGCACACGGGAACAGCGGGTTTCCCGGGTTGTCGAAGAGATCCTGCTGGGACCGATGTCGGTCGAGAAGGGGCGGGTATTCTCGCGCGGCACCGAGCTGCGGTCGCTGCTGTTGCGTCGCGGTGTGCTCTATATGGATTTTGATGCCGAGCGGTTGTTGAAGCAGCAGGACACCAATCTCGGCTTTGCCGATGCCGAACAGGCATTAAAGCGGAGCATCAACTATAACTTTCCATTTGTCAAAGAGATAATAATTACGGTAAACGGACAAATTCCATTTGCAGATCCGTTTGTTCTGAATTAG
- a CDS encoding N-acetylmuramoyl-L-alanine amidase family protein yields MLLLPQLLHAGSVPLLQVAEELDLQLQWDAVSSRGTLVRGDTYLGFFPGVPFAAVNYQRTIPIDPVSWDSQGGLLVTPETREIIERLFPPPAEQPPGRISTVFIDPGHGGKDPGAIGRHTVDGTPMELREKDVVLDVSLRLARLLRQRNPEIDIVMSREDDRYIELIDRYEMANDVAAGANDSTLFVSIHANASINTRAQGFEVWYLPPEFRRTLITEADYRGSEEIVPILNTMMEEELTIQSILLGRHILSGLEGQLGSGVPNRGLKQETFAVVRGAHMPSVLVEIGFLTNSEEFRRLQDSAYLQEIAEGIYNGLNEFIKSY; encoded by the coding sequence GTGCTGCTGCTGCCTCAATTGCTGCACGCCGGTTCCGTGCCTCTGCTGCAGGTGGCCGAGGAACTGGATCTGCAGCTGCAGTGGGACGCCGTCAGTTCCCGGGGTACCCTGGTTCGAGGGGATACCTATCTGGGGTTCTTCCCGGGGGTGCCGTTTGCTGCGGTCAACTACCAGCGCACCATACCGATTGACCCTGTCTCCTGGGACAGTCAGGGCGGTCTACTGGTGACCCCGGAAACACGAGAGATCATTGAGCGCCTGTTTCCGCCCCCGGCCGAGCAGCCGCCGGGCCGTATCTCGACGGTGTTCATAGATCCGGGGCATGGCGGCAAGGACCCCGGTGCTATCGGACGTCATACCGTCGACGGTACCCCGATGGAGCTGCGGGAAAAGGATGTGGTTCTCGATGTATCACTACGGCTGGCCCGGCTGCTGCGTCAGCGGAATCCCGAAATTGATATCGTCATGTCCCGTGAGGATGATCGATATATCGAGCTGATAGACCGCTATGAGATGGCAAATGATGTTGCCGCCGGCGCCAATGATTCAACCCTGTTTGTTTCTATCCACGCCAATGCCAGTATCAATACCCGCGCACAGGGCTTTGAGGTATGGTATCTGCCGCCGGAATTCCGCCGAACACTGATTACCGAGGCAGATTACCGCGGTTCAGAGGAGATTGTCCCGATCCTCAATACCATGATGGAGGAGGAGCTGACGATTCAGAGTATTCTGCTGGGTCGGCACATCCTGTCCGGACTGGAAGGCCAGCTTGGCAGCGGGGTTCCCAACAGAGGGCTGAAACAGGAAACCTTTGCCGTGGTGCGCGGGGCTCACATGCCATCGGTTCTGGTGGAGATCGGTTTTCTTACCAACAGCGAAGAATTCCGTCGTTTGCAGGATTCTGCCTACTTGCAGGAGATTGCAGAGGGAATCTATAATGGCCTGAATGAGTTTATCAAAAGCTATTAA
- a CDS encoding ATP-grasp domain-containing protein, with product MSTVTHSPFPAYMHPPALDPAVIDCLQPQLQHKHLLVLGGGIMQLPLINIAQVLGIKVTVVDGSLTAPGAAVADAFLHVDLKDAEAIANTAAAAGTIFHGVCTVGTDFSTSVAHAARRLGLPGLPAATAENARYKDCMRSALQKAGLPTPEFMVVEAAQADDGADPAAGWRIFPAVVKPVDNMGARGVQIVRTTGELHHALGNARANSHSGRCIIEGFIPGPEYSIDAVWMQGRLVEFGIAARHIFFDPFRVELGHSFPAGIDDKRRQQLMQGLEDASRALGITWGAIKGDVFWDGSRAVVGELAARLSGGFMSGWSYPLHSGISAIVPMICSCVGLELTPAVQRLLAKPRWSRPVAERACIVPPGVVRHVSGIEQAATVPGVAHIWLAARPGSAVSSLCDNLGKCANVIAVDDNCMHIHTSSDAPADRNVAHEAETASPAGAAATAAREAVELLQIELEPGNPDTVAFLLEPEPQAPLLFQLPQYRECQLDDFSGISMPLPLYAQDLAADAGLDWLGRRVHDHVQVLQQRGLVVLHRETEPCRCGDASRIALLRSLSRGGVRGVLALVESFQQVLENADRSKSEDRK from the coding sequence ATGAGTACCGTGACCCATTCGCCGTTTCCTGCCTACATGCATCCCCCGGCCCTTGATCCGGCAGTCATCGACTGCCTGCAGCCGCAGCTGCAGCATAAACACCTGCTGGTCCTCGGCGGGGGAATCATGCAGCTGCCGCTGATCAATATTGCACAGGTTCTGGGGATCAAGGTCACGGTAGTCGACGGCAGTCTGACTGCCCCGGGGGCAGCGGTGGCCGATGCGTTTCTGCATGTTGATCTGAAGGATGCCGAAGCTATTGCCAATACCGCCGCTGCAGCCGGGACGATTTTTCACGGGGTCTGTACGGTGGGTACCGATTTTTCTACCAGTGTTGCCCATGCAGCCCGCAGACTCGGTCTGCCCGGGCTGCCGGCCGCAACCGCCGAGAATGCCCGCTACAAGGACTGTATGCGCAGTGCGCTGCAGAAAGCCGGGCTGCCGACCCCGGAATTCATGGTGGTTGAGGCTGCGCAGGCAGACGACGGGGCCGATCCTGCCGCCGGATGGCGTATTTTCCCGGCAGTTGTCAAACCGGTAGACAACATGGGAGCCCGTGGGGTGCAGATAGTGCGCACTACCGGAGAGCTGCATCATGCGCTCGGGAATGCCCGCGCCAACAGTCACAGCGGCCGCTGTATCATTGAAGGATTTATTCCGGGGCCGGAGTACAGTATCGACGCTGTCTGGATGCAGGGCAGGCTGGTTGAATTTGGCATAGCAGCGCGGCACATCTTCTTTGATCCGTTTCGGGTGGAGCTTGGGCACAGCTTTCCGGCAGGTATTGACGATAAACGCCGACAGCAGTTAATGCAGGGGCTCGAGGATGCCAGCCGCGCCTTGGGGATTACCTGGGGCGCCATAAAGGGCGATGTGTTCTGGGATGGCTCCCGGGCGGTGGTCGGGGAGCTTGCCGCGCGGCTGTCCGGCGGGTTCATGTCGGGCTGGAGCTATCCGCTGCACAGCGGGATATCGGCGATTGTTCCCATGATCTGCAGCTGTGTCGGTCTTGAGCTTACGCCTGCTGTGCAGCGTTTGCTGGCAAAGCCCCGCTGGTCACGGCCGGTTGCAGAGCGCGCCTGCATCGTCCCGCCTGGCGTGGTGCGCCATGTCAGTGGTATCGAGCAGGCTGCGACGGTACCCGGGGTGGCGCATATCTGGCTTGCTGCCCGTCCAGGCTCTGCGGTAAGCAGTTTGTGTGACAATCTGGGGAAATGCGCGAATGTAATCGCGGTTGACGACAACTGCATGCACATTCACACGAGCAGTGATGCGCCCGCGGACAGGAATGTCGCCCACGAAGCCGAAACTGCATCACCAGCTGGTGCCGCTGCCACGGCAGCCCGTGAGGCGGTCGAGCTGCTGCAGATAGAGCTGGAGCCGGGCAACCCCGATACTGTTGCTTTTCTGCTGGAACCTGAACCCCAGGCGCCGCTGTTGTTTCAGCTTCCGCAGTATCGTGAGTGTCAGTTGGATGATTTTTCCGGGATTTCAATGCCGCTGCCGCTGTATGCTCAGGACCTGGCAGCTGATGCCGGTCTTGACTGGCTGGGACGCCGTGTACATGACCACGTGCAGGTTCTCCAGCAGCGCGGGCTGGTGGTTCTGCATCGGGAAACTGAGCCCTGCCGGTGCGGCGACGCCTCCCGAATTGCCCTGCTGCGGTCACTGTCGCGAGGCGGGGTGCGCGGGGTGCTGGCATTGGTCGAATCATTTCAGCAGGTTTTGGAAAATGCCGATAGGTCAAAAAGTGAAGACCGCAAATAG
- a CDS encoding methyltransferase domain-containing protein yields the protein MKKHILCVPEVRPGHGTGHIKRCLELVTAIGSPGSGLYLPHIGSASARLVPEHLRVTTPGERYDLVVIDTRSLGAAEVRRFAEYGPVVGLDARGSGRRYCDYLIDILPHLRPSTPPNLAEPGFLAQPVRVRQDSPQELERILLVFGGEDSLGLSSRMAHLLVRRIGVRPDRVTALIGGAFHAQEFPEGVACVRGVQNAKELFADYDLVITQFGLAMFEAAAAGCAVAGVHPSRYHRRLADTAGFFSLGVRRPALRRLRQMLTQPERYLERLTGYSVGRERSLSRFLLQLQTPAILGSPAGGARCNPGIERTEHETFFRCRSTRLVYKQRYTPISISYDQDYFGEEYRRQYGRTYAEDFDKIKAMGQERLRVLNRLYPEKGSLLDIGCALGPFLQAASDEGWQPCGIDISADAVAWVQQHLNLPAAVGDPLELDFQQLFGCEQFSAVTLWYVIEHIDRLDALLRRISHLLRPGGIFALSTPNGAGVSARTGFRRFLLNGPEDHVTIFEPRHMQTLFGRYGFQVEKIVITGHHPERFPLLGAGRFGRWLASGISRWVGLGDTFELYLRKTGEPLV from the coding sequence ATGAAGAAACACATACTCTGTGTGCCGGAGGTTCGGCCCGGCCACGGTACTGGACATATCAAACGCTGTCTTGAGCTGGTTACCGCGATCGGGTCGCCCGGCAGCGGGCTGTATCTGCCGCATATCGGATCTGCCAGCGCCCGGCTGGTGCCGGAACACCTCAGGGTGACCACCCCGGGGGAGCGCTATGATCTGGTGGTGATCGATACCAGATCGCTTGGTGCAGCAGAGGTACGGCGCTTTGCCGAGTATGGACCTGTTGTGGGTCTGGACGCTCGCGGCAGTGGACGACGCTATTGTGACTATCTGATAGATATCCTGCCGCATTTGCGTCCGAGCACCCCGCCGAATCTTGCAGAACCTGGCTTTCTGGCCCAGCCGGTACGTGTTCGCCAGGACAGCCCGCAGGAGCTGGAACGGATACTCCTGGTCTTTGGCGGGGAGGATTCGCTGGGCCTCAGTTCTCGCATGGCACATCTGCTGGTTCGTCGTATCGGGGTTCGCCCGGACCGGGTTACCGCCCTGATCGGCGGGGCATTCCATGCCCAGGAGTTTCCCGAGGGGGTAGCCTGTGTACGCGGGGTACAGAACGCCAAGGAGCTGTTTGCCGACTATGATCTGGTGATCACGCAGTTCGGTTTGGCCATGTTCGAGGCAGCTGCTGCCGGATGTGCGGTTGCCGGCGTGCATCCCAGTCGCTATCATCGTCGCCTGGCCGACACTGCCGGATTCTTTTCGCTTGGTGTACGACGCCCTGCATTGCGGCGTTTGCGGCAGATGCTGACACAGCCTGAACGCTATCTGGAGCGGCTTACCGGGTACTCGGTGGGGCGTGAACGCTCACTGTCACGGTTTTTGCTGCAGCTGCAGACGCCAGCAATCCTGGGCTCACCGGCCGGCGGGGCGCGCTGCAACCCGGGGATTGAACGGACCGAGCACGAGACATTTTTTCGCTGTCGGTCGACCAGACTGGTATACAAACAGCGGTACACCCCGATCAGCATCAGTTACGATCAGGATTATTTCGGCGAGGAATATCGCCGCCAGTATGGCCGGACCTACGCCGAGGATTTCGACAAGATCAAGGCGATGGGGCAGGAGCGTTTGCGGGTACTGAACCGGCTGTATCCCGAGAAGGGCAGTCTGCTGGATATTGGCTGCGCCCTGGGGCCATTCCTTCAGGCTGCCAGCGATGAAGGCTGGCAGCCCTGCGGGATCGACATCTCTGCCGATGCGGTTGCCTGGGTGCAGCAGCACCTGAATCTCCCGGCCGCTGTTGGGGATCCGCTGGAGCTTGATTTTCAGCAGCTGTTCGGCTGCGAACAATTTTCGGCGGTCACCCTGTGGTACGTAATCGAGCATATTGATCGCCTCGATGCCCTGCTGCGTCGTATCAGTCATCTGCTGCGGCCGGGTGGCATATTTGCGCTGTCAACACCGAACGGTGCCGGGGTGTCAGCACGAACCGGGTTTCGCCGATTCCTGCTGAATGGACCGGAGGATCACGTTACGATATTCGAACCGCGACACATGCAGACCCTGTTTGGACGGTATGGTTTCCAGGTCGAGAAAATCGTGATTACCGGGCATCATCCCGAGCGTTTTCCGCTGCTCGGTGCAGGGCGGTTTGGCCGCTGGCTGGCCAGCGGGATCAGTCGGTGGGTCGGGCTTGGTGATACCTTCGAGCTGTATCTTCGCAAGACCGGTGAACCACTGGTATGA
- a CDS encoding cytidylyltransferase domain-containing protein, with protein sequence MTGILLQARIDSQRLPRKILLPIAGKPLLQHAMENLLAVPADVYAVVTDEASLPELQPLCGRCGFQVIAGHPTDVLARYHRAAEQLGLDTVVRATGDNPLVSPEIADASLQLARQTAADYAGLLHPPYGTAVEVLRADALARAYRDAASSGEREHVTAYIYGNPELFRLALQPAPDSWRSSARVTVDTPEDLAYMRRLFAELYSGSPIPITDVIQWCSRNPHARLKVS encoded by the coding sequence ATGACCGGGATCTTGCTACAAGCCAGGATTGATTCTCAGCGCCTGCCGCGCAAGATTCTGCTGCCAATCGCCGGCAAGCCGCTTTTGCAGCATGCTATGGAGAATCTGTTGGCGGTACCGGCCGATGTGTACGCGGTGGTTACCGATGAAGCGAGCCTGCCGGAACTCCAGCCGCTGTGCGGCCGGTGCGGTTTCCAGGTAATCGCCGGGCATCCGACCGATGTACTGGCTCGTTACCATCGAGCGGCCGAGCAGCTCGGCCTGGATACGGTGGTTCGAGCAACCGGTGACAATCCACTGGTGTCTCCGGAGATTGCCGATGCATCGCTGCAGCTGGCCCGGCAGACTGCAGCTGATTATGCCGGGCTGCTGCACCCTCCCTACGGTACAGCAGTGGAAGTCCTGCGCGCCGATGCCCTGGCGCGGGCATATCGGGATGCCGCCAGTTCGGGCGAGCGGGAGCATGTTACGGCATATATCTATGGCAACCCCGAACTGTTCCGGCTGGCGCTGCAGCCTGCTCCGGACAGCTGGCGCAGCAGTGCCCGGGTGACGGTGGATACACCGGAAGACCTCGCGTACATGCGCCGCCTGTTTGCGGAATTATACTCAGGGTCTCCCATTCCCATCACTGACGTGATACAGTGGTGCTCCCGAAATCCTCATGCACGATTGAAGGTATCATGA
- a CDS encoding spiro-SPASM protein produces MEKPVIICIDATRMSRYADRPIVDGQSPMSLVFRSADMLRQAVGASSVVTLVDDTTPGDRPASHEYRRDWNEHDLVETLTSCSAGFDRHGSIVLLRGDAPFQLIDESQLLLQQHQQYFAHYSFCDGYPAGCTPEIISCDALPLLQGLATDAGFRSLFALVERDINAFDIETRISPTDYRLLRLELRGDTRRNHLLCSRIAGRLYQTGDITPPTAARLCEVLDTEQQLFRTLPASLNWILHGAASRPACYMPQVVSGPDAPLLSGAADPALVLQSVREFAELAGDGTVVLSHVGEPAEYPAVAEVIRGCVDLGLRVVVETDGIGWDTAMLQTLAGQLEQQNKRQLLTWIVFLDANEPALYAQIRPDGSLEAALAGYAALEAAFPEAVYVQAMRMQQNEHHLLDFYRHWKQHTERIIVQKYHTFAGRLPPQQAADTSPIRRLPCWRLKREITLLPDASMSMCHVDLFAPHVFGRIGDRPLAEMWEQHAEMYHLHLQQDYPGQCAKCDEYYTFTF; encoded by the coding sequence ATGGAAAAGCCAGTAATAATCTGTATTGATGCAACCCGCATGTCCCGGTATGCCGACAGACCGATTGTCGATGGGCAGTCCCCCATGAGCCTGGTCTTTCGCAGCGCCGATATGCTGCGACAGGCTGTCGGTGCGTCCTCGGTAGTGACCCTTGTCGACGACACAACGCCCGGGGACCGCCCGGCATCGCATGAGTATCGCCGCGACTGGAACGAACATGATCTGGTAGAAACCCTGACCTCGTGCAGCGCGGGGTTCGATCGGCACGGTTCAATCGTCCTGCTGCGCGGCGACGCACCGTTTCAGCTGATAGACGAGTCCCAGCTGCTGCTGCAGCAGCATCAGCAGTATTTTGCTCATTACAGTTTCTGTGACGGCTATCCTGCCGGCTGTACTCCCGAAATTATTTCCTGTGATGCGCTGCCGCTGCTGCAGGGTCTGGCCACCGATGCCGGATTCCGTAGTCTGTTCGCACTGGTGGAGCGAGACATAAACGCCTTTGATATTGAAACCCGTATTTCGCCGACCGATTATCGTCTGCTGCGTCTTGAGCTTCGCGGTGATACGCGACGCAATCACCTGTTGTGTTCACGGATTGCCGGGAGACTGTATCAAACCGGTGACATAACGCCGCCAACAGCGGCCCGGCTTTGCGAGGTGCTGGATACTGAGCAGCAGCTGTTTCGCACCCTGCCGGCATCGCTCAACTGGATCCTGCATGGTGCGGCCTCGCGCCCAGCATGCTACATGCCGCAGGTTGTATCAGGGCCTGATGCTCCCCTGCTGTCAGGGGCTGCCGACCCGGCTCTGGTGCTGCAGAGTGTTCGCGAGTTCGCCGAACTTGCCGGTGACGGTACCGTCGTGCTGTCCCATGTCGGCGAACCTGCCGAGTATCCGGCGGTAGCCGAGGTTATTCGCGGCTGTGTCGACCTCGGGTTGCGGGTTGTGGTGGAGACCGACGGGATTGGCTGGGATACCGCCATGCTGCAGACCTTGGCTGGACAGCTTGAACAGCAGAATAAACGCCAACTCCTTACCTGGATAGTATTTCTGGACGCCAACGAGCCCGCCTTGTATGCGCAGATACGACCGGATGGCAGTCTTGAGGCTGCGCTGGCCGGGTATGCCGCGCTGGAGGCTGCCTTCCCCGAGGCAGTGTACGTGCAGGCGATGCGAATGCAGCAGAACGAGCATCATCTACTCGACTTTTACCGGCACTGGAAGCAGCATACAGAACGGATTATAGTCCAGAAATATCATACATTTGCCGGTCGCCTGCCGCCGCAGCAGGCTGCCGATACCTCACCGATCCGGCGTCTGCCATGCTGGCGTCTCAAACGCGAGATAACCCTGCTGCCGGACGCCTCTATGTCTATGTGTCATGTGGATCTGTTCGCTCCCCACGTGTTCGGTCGTATCGGTGACCGGCCACTGGCGGAGATGTGGGAGCAGCATGCAGAGATGTATCATCTGCATCTGCAACAGGATTACCCGGGCCAATGTGCAAAGTGCGATGAGTATTACACCTTCACCTTCTGA
- the xseA gene encoding exodeoxyribonuclease VII large subunit, producing the protein MIDQAEQAYKVSEITRIISGLLEPNLQQVTVEGEISNFRPASSGHWYFSLKDQDAVISAAMFRGRNSRLGFTPADGMLVRVTGSISVYAKRGSYQIIAERMQQAGTGDILAMLEERKQRLAREGIFATDRKRELPRLPQRVAVLTSPTGAAVRDILQVLQRRNAGLHVVVVPCAVQGSAAPREILRGLELIQRHDLGEVIILGRGGGSLEDLLPFSDEAVVRAIADCRIPTVSAVGHEIDWALSDYAADMRAPTPSAAAELVTENRLELYRQVLDRGRGIAAAFMQRLSSARSLIDRFEPQILQERYAAFQQPLLQRLDDAKEDLISAMQDRTRSSRQQLQLAHVSLEAMSPFAVLQRGYAIVYDDSRNEVVSRIAQAPPAGSSIGVVLADGRITASVTEAAQQEQT; encoded by the coding sequence ATGATAGACCAAGCCGAGCAAGCCTACAAGGTCTCCGAGATAACCCGCATAATCTCCGGTCTGTTGGAACCCAACCTGCAGCAGGTTACCGTCGAGGGAGAGATTTCCAACTTTCGCCCGGCATCCAGCGGGCACTGGTATTTTTCCCTGAAGGACCAGGATGCGGTAATCTCTGCCGCAATGTTTCGCGGGCGCAACAGCCGTCTTGGCTTTACGCCGGCTGACGGAATGCTGGTTCGAGTTACCGGCAGTATATCGGTATACGCCAAACGCGGTTCGTACCAGATAATCGCTGAGCGCATGCAGCAGGCCGGGACCGGTGATATCCTGGCAATGCTGGAGGAGCGCAAGCAGCGACTGGCACGTGAGGGGATTTTTGCTACTGATCGCAAGCGCGAGCTTCCGCGTTTGCCGCAGCGGGTGGCGGTGCTTACCTCGCCTACCGGGGCCGCAGTACGGGACATCCTGCAGGTTCTGCAGCGCCGCAATGCCGGGCTGCATGTCGTGGTGGTGCCCTGTGCCGTTCAGGGCTCGGCAGCCCCGCGCGAGATTCTACGCGGACTGGAACTGATTCAACGTCACGATCTGGGAGAGGTGATTATCCTGGGACGCGGCGGCGGCAGCCTGGAAGACCTGCTGCCGTTCTCGGATGAGGCCGTAGTCAGAGCGATAGCTGACTGTCGCATCCCGACGGTTTCAGCAGTCGGCCATGAGATCGACTGGGCATTGTCTGACTACGCTGCCGATATGCGCGCCCCGACCCCCAGCGCTGCGGCTGAACTGGTAACCGAGAATCGACTGGAACTCTATCGACAGGTGCTTGACCGAGGGCGCGGGATTGCAGCGGCCTTTATGCAGCGCCTGTCATCAGCCCGATCCTTGATAGATCGCTTTGAACCGCAGATACTGCAGGAGCGGTACGCCGCCTTCCAGCAGCCTCTGCTGCAGCGCCTCGATGATGCCAAAGAGGATCTGATTTCTGCGATGCAGGATCGCACCCGCAGCAGTCGGCAGCAACTGCAACTGGCTCACGTCAGCCTGGAGGCCATGTCTCCGTTTGCGGTGCTGCAGCGAGGATATGCAATAGTTTACGACGATAGCCGCAACGAGGTAGTAAGCCGCATCGCCCAGGCACCGCCGGCCGGCAGCTCAATCGGCGTAGTACTTGCTGACGGCAGGATCACCGCCTCGGTAACCGAAGCAGCACAACAGGAGCAGACATGA
- the xseB gene encoding exodeoxyribonuclease VII small subunit, whose translation MKSFEERLERLEEINEQIRSGSIPLSDATKLFEEGIKLARSLEKELRAIERRVEIVVQDSGDDDEKPVLELFPELDQG comes from the coding sequence ATGAAAAGCTTTGAAGAACGACTGGAACGACTGGAAGAAATCAACGAACAGATACGCAGTGGCAGCATTCCGCTTTCCGACGCCACCAAGCTGTTCGAGGAAGGAATAAAACTGGCCCGCTCACTCGAAAAGGAACTGCGTGCCATTGAACGACGGGTGGAGATAGTCGTCCAGGACAGCGGCGACGATGATGAAAAACCGGTACTTGAGCTTTTCCCGGAGCTGGACCAGGGGTGA
- a CDS encoding DUF192 domain-containing protein, producing the protein MRRPYPGRLLLGWLLLTVVALTPGCREDGDELYPLQIGAELFEIELAITDQQRQTGLMHREQLPADRGMLFVFDRDDTYGFWMRDTLIPLSIAFIDVSGCVREIHDMRPLSERVTAPAVPVRYALEVNRGAFDRAGLSVGDCIDITGLRERAKAW; encoded by the coding sequence ATGCGGCGGCCGTACCCAGGCAGGCTGTTGCTCGGATGGCTGCTGCTGACCGTAGTCGCGCTGACCCCCGGATGTCGGGAAGATGGAGATGAGCTGTATCCCCTGCAGATCGGTGCTGAACTGTTCGAGATCGAGTTGGCGATTACTGATCAGCAGCGGCAAACCGGGCTGATGCATCGTGAACAGCTGCCGGCTGATCGCGGTATGCTGTTTGTGTTTGATCGTGATGACACCTATGGCTTCTGGATGCGTGATACGCTGATTCCACTGAGTATCGCGTTTATAGATGTATCCGGTTGCGTACGCGAGATTCACGATATGCGACCATTATCCGAAAGGGTTACTGCGCCGGCGGTTCCGGTACGCTATGCCCTCGAGGTTAATCGCGGCGCCTTTGATCGAGCCGGGCTGTCGGTGGGGGACTGTATCGACATAACCGGTCTGCGTGAGCGCGCCAAGGCCTGGTGA
- a CDS encoding PEGA domain-containing protein — protein MKFRACMHRNRHSRTIRLVLGILLLWHLLWPAVLSATTTGEHQPSSAAVTREEQADPSAYGQLQISSDAPRTRVRLNGRMIGQTPLTEQDLPDGEHLLELSAEGYAGISRWILVEQGYITRVEASLRPLGGTVEIISNPPVTVQVTAVGSGRVLPGQLLAPGRHTLMIQAFGFQPLQKTIDLQDGQHLELQVQLEPAELAITDLQLQRTRVAREDNAALGRNIVTIYATAPGMVRLELKDAEDRTVFTEEVMLQQPRQTVLLSDPGTLDLQTGSYQLELHSPEQEVRRTGFLVVPGPTRILPGLYIGDSSMPSGIARPQHSTAIRYTVSLLQDRRQLLHRAAVRYAPANRLEVGLNGLLHTSWRDDTPHPGYAADLQLRFHPVSADNRLHASLVATATASETSLPIYRDSPGLRIEAAGSWLLSRDTRYLLLSAAPGASLSRGSRRYLLQSAIEFGSHNMAARLVWSGDSGSPVLYPALAHRRLAGEMSLQIPSHTAAIAIALHGELVFVDRATEWMPGVSLAILY, from the coding sequence ATGAAATTTCGGGCATGTATGCATCGGAACCGGCACAGTCGCACCATTCGTTTGGTACTGGGGATACTGCTGCTCTGGCACCTGCTGTGGCCGGCAGTGCTGTCGGCTACGACCACCGGGGAACACCAGCCGTCGTCGGCAGCTGTCACCCGGGAAGAACAGGCCGACCCGTCCGCATACGGGCAACTGCAGATAAGCTCTGATGCACCGCGAACCCGTGTCAGGCTGAACGGCAGAATGATCGGCCAGACCCCGCTTACTGAACAGGATCTGCCCGACGGGGAGCATCTGCTTGAGCTGTCAGCGGAAGGATATGCCGGCATATCGCGATGGATCCTGGTAGAACAGGGATACATCACCCGGGTCGAGGCCAGCCTCAGACCCCTTGGCGGCACGGTGGAGATAATCAGTAATCCCCCGGTTACGGTACAGGTAACGGCAGTCGGCAGCGGCCGGGTATTACCGGGTCAGCTCCTGGCTCCCGGTCGCCACACCCTGATGATCCAGGCATTCGGATTTCAACCGCTGCAAAAGACCATCGATCTGCAGGACGGACAACACCTTGAGCTGCAGGTACAGCTCGAACCGGCCGAGCTTGCCATCACCGATCTGCAACTGCAGCGCACCCGGGTGGCACGGGAGGACAACGCAGCACTCGGCAGGAATATCGTAACAATATACGCAACTGCGCCCGGCATGGTACGACTTGAGCTGAAGGATGCGGAAGACCGCACGGTTTTTACCGAGGAGGTTATGCTGCAGCAGCCACGGCAAACCGTACTGCTGTCGGATCCGGGTACCCTGGATCTGCAGACCGGATCCTACCAGCTGGAGCTGCACTCGCCTGAACAGGAGGTGCGCAGGACTGGTTTTCTGGTTGTGCCGGGCCCCACCCGCATACTACCCGGGCTGTATATCGGCGACAGCTCAATGCCATCCGGCATTGCCCGCCCGCAGCACAGCACCGCAATTCGCTATACTGTTTCCCTCCTGCAGGACAGGCGACAGTTGCTGCACCGCGCCGCAGTCCGGTATGCGCCAGCCAACAGACTGGAGGTAGGACTGAATGGATTGCTGCATACCTCATGGCGGGATGACACACCGCACCCGGGATATGCCGCGGATCTTCAGCTTCGCTTCCACCCGGTCAGCGCAGACAATCGTCTTCATGCCAGCCTGGTCGCCACTGCAACGGCAAGCGAAACCAGCCTGCCGATATACCGGGACAGTCCCGGGCTCAGGATAGAGGCCGCCGGCAGCTGGCTGCTGTCCCGCGACACACGATACCTGCTGCTGAGTGCCGCTCCCGGTGCGTCCCTGTCGCGCGGCAGCCGGCGCTATCTTCTGCAGAGTGCAATTGAATTCGGCAGTCACAATATGGCTGCCCGGCTGGTCTGGTCCGGCGACAGCGGCAGCCCGGTCCTGTATCCTGCCCTGGCCCACCGCCGGTTAGCCGGCGAGATGTCGCTGCAGATTCCGTCTCACACCGCCGCGATCGCGATCGCCCTGCATGGTGAGCTTGTTTTTGTTGATCGCGCAACAGAATGGATGCCAGGGGTATCGCTCGCTATACTGTATTAA